A segment of the Yersinia rochesterensis genome:
CGCCCACCATGGTGCCGCCATTTTCTTCGACAATTTTGCGCACCCATTCAGCCGAGATTTGCCCAAAGTTATAGTCGGCGGCAATGGTGTAAACTTTTTTGCCGTACTTCTCCATCATCCACGGGATCAAAGTGGAGAATTGCTGTTCAGGCACGGCACCGGTGACAAACACATTAGAGTCACACACCCCGCCTTCATACTGATTGTTATACCAATAGAGCTGCTTTTCGCGATCCATTATTGGGCGGATAGCTTCGCGCGAGGCACTGGAAAATGCCCCGAATATCACATCCACTTTGTCATTTTTAATTAAGCGACGAGCCATTTGTTGAAAGCGGGTGTTATCGGATTGCGTATCGTATTTGACCAGCTCGATTTGGCGTCCGAGTATGCCGCCTTTGGCATTAATTTCTTCTACAGCCAGCTCTGTGGCATGAATTTTGGGAATCACCGGTAAGGCAAAGTTACCGGATGCATCTTCCAATAAACCGATTTTCACCGGTGTTTCTGCCGCCATCGCCATACCTGAGTAGGACACGGCAAATGCAGCTGCCAGCGCAATTGACAGCGTGGTGTGATGACACTTTATTTTGGACCATTTTGTTCTGAACATAAGTACCCCGGCATTGGTTAAAAAGTGGGTCTGAAAAAAAGCCAAAAAAAAAGCCCGGCAAAGTCAGATGACATTGCGAGGGCTCTATTGCCATAACCACAAGCCGACAACGTTGGCGTTCTTGCGGAGAAGTCATGGCCACTATAAAAAGCATTTCGAGTGGTTGTCAACGAAGAATTTTCAATAAAAATCAAATAGTAAAATTGAAAATCGTTGCACTAAATCAGGGCTTTCTGTTGCACGAAAATAGCTCATTAATGCGCAAGCGCTAACGGCGGGTGAGGAAGAGCAAAGCGGTGAGATTAGCCAGGAAAAACTTGTGGAATATGGCGGTGGAGGTTAATAAATTGCACCAGTGGAGTGCTTAAAGTTTATTCAATATTTTGTCTGTTTTTATCGGTAAGATTTTTATTTGTCATCTTTTCATTTCTCATAAAGCCAACCCCGGCGAAATCACCGAGGTTGGCTTTTACTGTTAACCGCAGCGGTTACATTTCTCTGCCTGAATCTGTTGGAAGAAATCATTACCTTTATCATCCACCAGGATAAAGGCCGGGAAATCTTCTACTTCAATTTTCCAGATGGCTTCCATCCCCAATTCAGGATATTCCACACATTCCAGACTTTTGATGCTATTTTGCGCCAACACCGCCGCAGGGCCGCCGATACTGCCCAGATAGAAACCGCCGTGTTTGTGACAAGCATCCGTCACTTGTTGGCTGCGGTTCCCTTTCGCCAGCATGATCATGCTGCCGCCGTGGGATTGCAGCAGATCCACATAAGAATCCATGCGGCCCGCCGTGGTTGGCCCGAGTGAGCCGGAAGCATAACCTTCTGGTGTTTTGGCTGGCCCCGCGTAGTAAATCGGATGATCTTTAATGTATTGCGGTAAACCTTCGCCGTTATCCAGCCGCTCTTTTAATTTGGCATGGGCAATATCGCGGCCAACAATAATAGTTCCGGTCAATGACAAGCGGGTAGAAACCGGATACTGCGACAGCTCTTTTAAGATATCGGCCATCGGGCGATTAAGGTCGATTTTGACCACTTTGCCTTCAGTGCTGTTGCGCAGATGCTCAGGGATATATTTCCCCGGATTTTGCTCCAGTTTTTCCAGCCAGATACCTTTGCGGTTAATTTTGCCTTTGATATTACGGTCAGCAGAGCAGGAAACTCCCATCCCAACCGGGCAAGATGCACCGTGGCGTGGCAGGCGAACCACGCGCACATCGTGAGCAAAGTACTTACCGCCAAATTGTGCGCCCAGACCTAAGTCTTGCGCGGCTGCCAATAATTCTTGTTCAAGCTGAACATCGCGGAAAGCTTGCCCGTGCTCATTCCCCTCTGTCGGCAGGCCATCATAATATTTGGTGGAGGCCAGCTTGACGGTCTTGAGCGTGCTCTCAGCCGAGGTGCCGCCGATAACAAAAGCAATATGGTATGGTGGGCAAGCCGCCGTACCCAAAGTGCGCATTTTCTCAACCAGATAGTCTTTCAACTTACCCGGTGACAGCAGCGCTTTAGTTTCCTGATACAGATAGGTTTTGTTCGCTGAGCCGCCACCTTTGGTGACGAACAGGAATTTGTAATCTTCGCCCTCGGTGCTGTACAGATCGATTTGCGCTGGCAGGTTGGTGCCGGTGTTCACTTCTTTGTACATATCCAGCGCCGCGTTTTGCGAGTAGCGCAGGTTATCCTCAATAAAAGTGTTATACACGCCGCGCGACAGGGCTTCGGCATCGTTACCGCCAGTCCAGACGCGTTGACCTTTTTTGCCCTGGATAATGGCGGTGCCAGTATCCTGACAGGTCGGTAAAATTCCTTTGGCCGAAATTTCTGAGTTACGCAGGAATTGCAGGGCAACATATTTGTCATTTTCGCTGGCTTCGGGGTCATCCAAAATAGCGGCGACTTGCTTTTGGTGCGCGGGGCGGAGCAAGAATGAAGCGTCATGGAAAGCATGTTGGGCGAGGAGGGTCAGGGCTTCTGGCTCGACTTTCAGAATGTCGTGGCCTTCAAACTGTGTAACCGAGACGTGATTATTACTGACAAGGTAATACTCAGTATCGTCTTCCTTTAGTGGGAAGGGATCCTGATAGTGGAACGGTTTGTTTGACATATTTTTCTCACATTCAACATCTGTTAGCGAAAGTGTTCGATAACAGAAACAATCGTTAGTGGAACCATTAGCTGAGCCAAGTCGATATTTTTTTAACTCTGACTTTGGCGATGATCTTACTATAGATTGTTAACGCGAGGCGACGGCTCCAGCTCCTTAATAAAGGGTGGGTCTCATTTTCCGCACTTATCGATGGTTTTGGCAGGACGTTGGTGGGACACTGGCTGACCGCCAGTACATATCTTTCATACTTGAAGTCGCAGGGTTGTTGGCTGCGCTCACTCACCCGAATCACTTGACTTCAGTAAGCTCATCGGGATTCATTCGCTTGCCGCCTGCCTACAACTCCCATTATTTTGGCTATAGCACCGCTAAACTCTACCTGTTGATCCGCGCTTTTGGGTTCAATGACCCATTCTATAAATAAGGGTGTCTGTCACAAATTGGCCATAAAGCCATGGAGATAACGTCATCCTCAGAGCTTTATTGATACCAAACAACTCCCGCCCCACTCAAAAGAGGTAGGGTTGCTGGTGCGGGACGGGCTATTTATTATCCTAATTATAACAATTGCTGTCATTGGGCCACTGCGCTCAGTCTTAATCTCCCTCCCGCTGAATTACTCATTTTTTTGAATTAATCGGATTCCATCCCTTGGGGTGTTATCTATTTTCTGGAATGCAACCAAGTGGGCATCTTATGAAAGAGACCAATGAATCCCGGCTGTTTACGGCAGAAGTTTCTCGCCGAAAACTAGTCCAAACCACTCTTATCGGCGGCCTCGCCGTGGCGACTGGGGCATTTTCGTTACCCTTTTCGCGCACTGCCCGCGCGGTTCAATCTGCTATAAACCCGGCTAATGATGGCAAAGTGATATGGAGCGCTTGCACCGTTAACTGCGGCAGCCGCTGTCCATTACGCATGCATGTGGTTGATGATGAAATTAAATACGTTGAAACCGACAATACCGGTGACGACAATTTTGAAGGTTTGCACCAAGTGCGAGCTTGTTTACGTGGCCGCTCCATGCGCCGCCGGGTGTATAACCCTGACCGGTTGAAATACCCGATGAAACGTGTCGGCGCACGCGGGGAAGGCAAGTTCAAACGTATTTCATGGGATGAGGCTTTTGATACCCTCGCCGCCAGCATGAAAGGCATCATCAAGGAATATGGAAACGAAGCCATCTATCTGAATTACGGCACGGGTACACTGGGCGGCACCATGACCCGCTCGTGGCCGCCGGGTTCCACCTTATTGGCTCGGTTGATGAATTGCTGTGGCGGCTATCTCAATCATTATGGTGACTACAGCACAGCACAAATTGCTGCTGGCCTGAATTACACCTATGGCGGCTGGGCCGACGGTAATAGTCCTTCAGATATTGAAAACAGCAAACTGGTGGTGTTGTTTGGTAATAACCCCGGCGAAACCCGGATGAGCGGCGGTGGTGTGACTTATTATCTGGAGCAGGCAAGGGAGAAATCCAATGCCAAGATGATTGTGATTGACCCGCGTTATACCGATACCGCCGCCGGTCGTGAGGATGAATGGATCCCGCTGCGACCGGGGACGGATGCCGCACTCGCTTCTGCGCTAGCTTATGTGATGATCAGTGAGAATTTGGTGGATCAGCCGTTCCTCGATAAATACTGTGTTGGCTATGACGAGAAAACGCTACCGGAAAGTGCGCCGAAAAATAGCCATTATAAAGCCTATATTTTAGGGCAAGGTGCGGATGAAACCGCTAAAACACCGCAATGGGCGGAGGCCATCACCGGTATTCCGGCGGCGAAAATTATTAAATTGGGGCGCGAAATCGGCTCGGTCAAGCCCGCTTATATTGCGCAAGGCTGGGGGCCACAGCGCCATGCCAATGGTGAAACGGCCAGCCGTGCCATTGCCATGCTAGCGATCCTGACGGGCAACGTGGGGATCAATGGCGGTAATTCAGGTGCGCGTGAGGGGTCCTATAGCTTGCCGTTTGTCCGTATGCCGACTTTGGAAAACCCGGTTAAAACCAGTATTTCAATGTTCTTGTGGACTGATGCCATTGAGCGCGGCCCAGAAATGACCGCCACCCGCGACGGGGTGCGAGGCAAAGATAAACTGGACGTGCCAATCAAGTTCATCTGGAACTACGCCAGTAATTGCCTGATTAATCAGCATGCTGAAATCAACCGCACCCATGACATTCTGCAAGATGATAAAAAATGCGAAATGATTGTGGTCATTGATAACCACATGACTTCGTCAGCCCAATATGCCGATATTATCCTGCCAGACTGCACCGCCTCTGAGCAGATGGATTTCTGCCTTGATGCTTCCAGCGGCAATATGGCCTATGTGATTTTTGCTGATCAGGCCATCAAACCGCGCTTTGAATGCAAAAACATCTATGAAATGACCAGTGAGCTGGCAAAACGCATGGGGGTTGAGCAGCAATTTACTGAAGGACGCACGCAGGAAGGTTGGTTGCGCCATCTTTATCAGCAATCACAACAGGCTATTCCTGAGTTGCCTTCATTCGAGGAGTTTCGCGAGCAGGGCATTTTTAAAAAGCGCGATCCGGCAGGGCACCATGTTGCCTATAAAGCATTCCGCGCCGATCCCTTGGCTAATCCGTTAACGACTCCATCGGGAAAAATCGAAATTTACTCTGCCGAATTGGCACAAATCGCCGCCACTTGGGAGTTGCAGCCGGACGATATTATTGATCCATTGCCAGTGTACGCCGCGGGTTTCGAGAGTTTTGACGACCCGTTAAACCAGAAATATCCATTGCAACTCACCGGCTTCCATTACAAAGCCAGAACTCACTCGACTTATGGCAACGTCGATGTACTAAAAGCTTCCTGCCGCCAGGAAATGTGGATTAACCCACTCGATGCCAGAGAGCGCGACATCAAAAATGGCGATCTTGTGCGGATCTTCAATGGCCGTGGTGAAGTCCAAATTGATGCAAAAGTCACACCGCGCATGATGCCAGGTGTGGTGGCGCTAGGGGAGGGGGCGTGGTACAGCCCGGATAAAAACCGCATCGACAGGGCCGGCAGTATTAACGTATTGACCACACAGCGCCCCTCTCCGTTGGCGAAAGGGAATCCATCCCATACCAACCTCGTTCAAGTAACCAAGGCTTAAGGAGCTAACTGATGACGCAATATGGTTTTTACATCGACTCCAGCCGCTGCACGGGGTGCAAAACTTGCGAACTGGCTTGCAAGGATTTCAAAAACTTATCAACTGATGTCAGTTTCCGGCGCATTTACGAATATGCCGGAGGTGACTGGCAGCAGGATAACGGTGCATGGCATCAGAATGTGTTTGCTTACTATCTGTCTATCGCCTGCAACCATTGTAGTGATCCCGCCTGTACCAAAGTGTGCCCGAGTGGCGCGATGCATAAGCGCGATGATGGTTTTGTGGTGGTGAACGAGGATATTTGTATTGGTTGCCGCTACTGCCATATGGCTTGCCCGTACGGTGCACCGCAATATGACGAAGCAAAAGGGCATATGACTAAGTGTGACGGTTGCTACGAGCGAGTGGCAGCAGGTAAAAAACCGATATGTGTTGATTCCTGTCCATTGCGGGCGCTGGATATGGCCCCTATCGATGAATTGCGAGAGAAATATGGTGAGTTAGCCGAAGTCGCACCACTGCCAGCCGCGCATTTTACCTTACCGAATATTGTCGTGAAACCAAATGCCAACAGCCGCCCGGTCAGAGATACCACCGGTCATCTGGCAAATCCGAAGGAGGTATAACATGGGTATGGGATGGCATGAATGGCCACTAATGGTCTTTACAGTACTGGGGCAGTGCGTGGTCGGGGGCTTTATTGTCCTGGGGCTGACACTGCTATTTGGCGGCTTGAGCCGCGGGCAGCAACAGCGGGTTCACCGCAGTATGTTTGTCTTGTGGGTGCTAATGGCGCTGGCCTTTATCGCCTCGACGCTGCACCTTGGCTCGCCGATGCGGGCATTCAACTCATTAAATCGCATCGGAGAATCAGCACTGAGCAATGAGATAGCGGCCGGTTCGCTGTTCTTTGCCGTAGCGGGTTTTTACTGGTTACTGGCCGTATTGGATAAGATGCCCGCTGTACTGGGTAAGATCTGGCTAGTGGTGGCGATGATGTTGGGCGTGGTATTCGTTTATGCCATGTGCCGGGTTTATTCCATTGATACGGTTCCGACGTGGGATAATCTTTATACTCCGCTGAGTTTTGTGCTAACCGTCTTTATCGGCGGGCCGATTTTGGGTTATCTGCTGCTGCAATTGGCTGATATTCATGGGCGAGCAATGCTGCAATTGCCGATGATCAGTGTATTGGCGCTGATTATCAGTATCGCCAGTGTCATTATGCAGGCGGCGAGTTTGCCGCTGATTTACAGCTCAGTACAGCAAGCTTCCGAGCTTATTCCTCATTATGGCACCTTGATGGTCTGGCGCTTGGTATTGTTGGTATTGGGGTTGGGATGCTGGATTTGCCCGTTAATCCGAGGGCGCGCGCCCATGACTCTCGGAATGATTTTTGCCATGTTATTGATTATTATTGCTGAATTGATTGGCCGTGGCGTGTTTTATGGGCTGCATATGACGGTGGGAATGACATGATTTATCAGCAGGTTGAACTGACGGGGCGAGTCTTAGGTATATTGTTTTATTGTGAGCCAGATAGCCCTGAATGCAGTGATATTGTGGCGCAATTGAGCAATGGCTCATGGGCCGCACAGTGGCCTTATGGATCTGAAGAACAATTGCTGCCAATTGCGGCTTTATTGGCGCAATCGGCAGGTGAAGAAACACGAGAAGAAGCCTGGCAGCGGCTGTTTATTGGCCCTTATGCTTTGCCCGCGCCACCTTGGGGCTCCGTCTATCTCGATAAAGAAATTGTGTTATTTGGCGACTCCACCCTAAAACTGCGTAACTGGATGGCGCAAAAGCATGTAGAAGTCACATTGGAACAGGGAGAACCGGAGGATCAGTTCGGTTTAATGCTCATGATGGCCGCCTGGCTGGCAGAACATCAACCTGCTGATTTACCCGAGTTACTGGCAGATCATTTACTGCCATGGGGGTATCGTTATTTAGCTTTGCAGCAGTCTGCTGCGGGGCATCCGTTTTATCAAGGGTTGGCCGAGTTAGCCACTCTGACACTTACCCATTGGCAACATGAATTGCAGGTAACTCCAGCAGTGGTTGAGATATATCACTGAACAAGCTCATCTCTTCAAGCCCATCTTCTGATGGGTTTTTCTTATTAAAAACACCTTTTCTCCGTGTTCTTCTTTGTTGTTTTAGCTAATGTTTTCCTCAATCGACGCGTTTGTGACCTGCTACTGCTTTTCTTGCCGTCACTCCCCATGCCATCACCAGTATTATTACTGTTGAGAATTACCCTCAGGTGGGTTTTCTGTGGGTTCCTTTTCTGCTTCAGATTGATCGGGGGGCGGCATAATGTCGTGGATCAGTTGTTCATCAAAACTGGGATTTAGTGCTGGAGATAAAGGCGAACTGACCAAGCTGTCGGGGATTGCCATATGTGGCACCGGAGCATCGTTAACAAATTCGTCTTGATCTTGTTTAATCGTTCGGCTGAATGCTATCAGACTTAAACCGCACAGTGAGAAGAACGCATACAAAATATTGCCTCCCAGCGGTGCAATCAACGCCCCCACAGCAAGTGGGCCGATACTCGCGCCTACCCCGAATGACATCAGTAAACATGCGGCTAAAGAAACTCGCCGCTCTGGGGCAATCAGGTCATTGGCTAACGCAACGACCAACGGATAAAGGGTGAACTGCAACATACTGACTATAAAGCCTAAAACCAATAAAAAATGAAACGAGATATGAGGCACCAGCGCCAGCGGCAGTGCAGTCAATGCCAGCAATAATGCGTTAATACGGAGCAATAGTGTGCGGTTATAGCGGTCGGACAACCAACTGAGTGGGAGTTGAGCAACCAATCCGGCAAAAATAGATAACGCCATGAACAAACCAGTTTCTTGCGTTGAAAGCGATTGTAAACTGGCATAGACCGGTGCCAGGCCATAAAACGAACCGACAATCATGCCAATGACTAATGTTGAAGCCAGTATTTTGGGGATTGAGCTGATAAAGAATTTCAGCTCCATGGGGGCTGGTGACATCTGCTGGGCATTACTGCGAGTTGTCAGTGCAACCGGCACAAGACAAAGAGCAAAGAACAAAGCAATAATCATGAGTGTGCTTAAACCTAATTCAGGTTGAAGCATTAATACCACCTGGCCTAATGCCATACCGGCATAGGTTGCCGCCATATAAAAGCCAAATACTGTACCGCGCTGATTGGACTCGGCCTGATCATTAAGCCAGCTTTCCAGTACCATAAACTGGCACATCATACACAGGCCAATAATCAAGCGTAGAACCACCCAGGCAGGGATGTATTCCGTAAGCCCATGGCTCAAGACCGCTGCCGTAATAATACCTGCACAGGCTACATAGGCGCGTATATGGCCCACCCGAGCAATCAGGAAATGGCCTACCTTGCCTCCGATAACCAACCCAATATAGTTTGCGGCGATAATTGCCCCGATTAATGCGCCAGACACATGTATGGCGGTCAACCGTAACGAGATATAGGTGGTCAATAAACCTGAACCCAATAACATCAACACGGTTGCGCTATAGAGGGGGAAGAAGGCATTAAGAATTTTTTTCACTGCCACGTCCTTAGTTCATCATTCCGGATAAATTACCGGTACCACTGATATTACCAGCCGCATCTTCTTTATTTTGATACTAACAGCTGAGCCTCTGAGGTAAAGCTTTGTTAGAGAAAGCGCTTTTTTTCATTGTACCCTGCGAGGCGTTTCGCATAACTGACAGTGGTTGCCGTTACGGGCTAAAGAAGTGCTACTATCAGCACCAGAAGATTTAATAAGAGTAAGGGGCAACAATGAGCGAGAAACAATTACGTCAGCTCAGTATTGCAATTGGTCATAAGTTAAAGGCCCGAGGTGCTTGGGTGACCTGTGCTGAATCCTGTACTGGCGGCTGGGTCGCCAAAGCCTTGACGGATATTGCGGGCAGTTCAGCCTATTTTGACCGTGGCTTTGTCACATACAGCAATGTGGCAAAGCATGATTTACTGGGTGTAAAAGAAAGCACATTGGCACAATACGGTGCTGTTAGTGAAGCTGTTGTCCAGGAAATGGCACAGGGCGCATTGCATGCAGCTAGTGCGGACTTCTCGGTATCGATCAGCGGGATTGCCGGGCCTGATGGCGGCACAGCAGAGAAGCCAGTCGGTACCGTGTGGTTTGCTTTTGCTACGCGCGACGGTCAGGTCAGTGCTACAAAACAAATTTTTCCCGGTGATCGTGACGAGGTCAGGCTGCAAGCAGCTGTTTTCGCACTACAAACACTATTAGATGATTTTCTGCAAAATTAGTCTTGATACTGTATGATTGTACAGTATAATTAGTGGTAATTTCCTGCACAAAACAACATTCAGTGGTGATGATAGGGGCAATCCTGCATCCCAGAGAGGGAGTAAAAATGGCTATTGATGAGAATAAACAAAAGGCGTTAGCAGCAGCACTGGGCCAAATTGAAAAACAATTCGGCAAAGGCTCTATCATGCGCCTTGGCGAAGACCGCTCAATGGATGTTGAAACCATCTCTACCGGTTCACTTTCTCTTGATATCGCATTGGGGGCTGGTGGCCTGCCAATGGGGCGTATTGTTGAAATTTATGGCCCAGAATCATCAGGTAAAACAACACTGACTTTACAGGTTATTGCTTCCGCACAACGTGAAGGCAAAACTTGCGCATTTATCGATGCTGAACATGCACTTGACCCGATTTATGCCAAAAAATTAGGTGTAGATATTGATAACTTGCTGTGTTCTCAACCAGATACGGGTGAGCAAGCCCTGGAAATCTGTGATGCGTTGACTCGCTCTGGTGCAGTTGATGTCATTATCGTTGACTCCGTAGCCGCACTTACACCAAAAGCTGAAATCGAAGGTGAAATCGGTGATTCTCACATGGGCCTCGCGGCACGTATGATGAGCCAGGCGATGCGTAAGTTGGCAGGTAACCTAAAGAACGCTAATACCTTATTGATCTTTATTAACCAGATCCGTATGAAAATCGGCGTTATGTTTGGTAACCCAGAAACCACGACGGGTGGTAATGCCCTTAAATTTTATGCCTCCGTGCGTTTGGACATTCGCCGTATTGGTGCAGTAAAAGACGGTGATGTGGTTGTGGGTAGTGAAACTCGCGTTAAAGTGGTGAAAAACAAAATCGCAGCACCATTTAAACAAGCTGAATTCCAGATCCTGTACGGTGAAGGAATCAATATTAATGGCGAATTGGTTGATTTGGGTGTTAAACACAAACTGATTGAGAAAGCTGGTGCATGGTATAGCTATAACGGTGACAAGATTGGTCAGGGTAAAGCGAATGCCAGTAACTACTTAAAAGAAAACCCAGCGGTTGCCGCTGAGTTGGATAAGAAATTGCGTGAAATGCTTCTCAATGGCGGTAATGGCGAACAACCTGTAGCCACAGCAGTACTTGCTGATGAAGCAGATGAAACCAGCGAAGAGTTTTAATTTGTAAGGCCATCGGCCTGATTAGTAAATTAAGTAGTTAACATGCGGCTCACCTAATACGTGGGCCGTTTTAGTAAATGATGTATCCGTTTTAGTCAATCCTGGTGTGCGCAACAATCTGAATTTATGTTCATATCCAACATAATCGAAGTGGCAGCAAGTCTACAAACGAATGAATATATCAGTCAGTAATGAGGGGCAGCTTCTTATAGACAATTAGCGTTGGAGACTGAATTGAATAAGTTTGCAGTGGTGAGGCCACGGATAGGCTGAGTAATAAGTGTCGCTAACACTGCTGCGGCTCAAGTAAAAAGGATATTTATGAATGACCTATTAAGCCGTGCCATGAGACTCCTCTCCCAACGTGATCATAGTGAATCTGAACTGCGTCGCAAGCTTGCTGCACAACCATTTTCGGCAAAAGGAAATTGGGGAAAACGCACTGGTAGTGGGGATTGCGAACCTGCCGCAGAGATTGATCCGAAAGTTATTGAGCAAATTGTTGCTTATTGCTACCAACATAATTGGTTAGATGATTCCCGCTTTGCGGCCAGTTACATTAAGAGTCGTAGTCGTAAAGGATATGGCGCACAGCGTATCCGTTCTGAATTGATACAAAAGGGAGTTGATAAAGAACTCATTCAGGCTGCTTTTGAAATCAGTGAAATAGATTGGTGTTTACTTGCCAAAGAGATCGCGCAGCGTAAATTTAGTGAAGTTTTACCTGTTGAATGGAAAGAAAAGGCTAAGGTTCAGCGCTATCTGCTCTATCGTGGTTTTTTCCAGGAAGAAATTCAGTCGATTTACAATGATTTTGTCGAATGAATGCACACAGGATTTTACTTCCCCTCGAAGAAAATTTATCTTAGTCCCACTTTTTGTTCGTGAGCTTACCCTTTGTGTTGCTATTTAAAGTAACGCGATCCGCTCGCGGGCTATTCTTTTAGCTTGTTTCCGGGGCAATTATGAGCAAGAGCACCGCTGAGATTCGTCAAGCGTTTCTCGATTTCTTCCATAGCAAGGGACATCAGGTTGTATCAAGCAGCTCTTTGGTCCCTAATAATGACCCTACGCTGTTGTTTACCAATGCCGGGATGAACCAGTTTAAGGATGTTTTCTTAGGTTTGGATAAACGGGCATACTCCCGGGCGACAACCTCTCAGCGCTGTGTGCGAGCAGGTGGTAAGCATAATGACCTTGAAAACGTAGGCTATACCGCGCGTCATCATACATTCTTTGAAATGTTAGGTAACTTCAGCTTCGGCGATTACTTCAAACATGATGCCATCAGTTTCGCTTGGGAGTTATTAACTGGCGAACAGTGGTTTAATTTACCGAAAGAGAAACTGTGGGTAACCGTTTACGAAACCGACGATGAAGCCTATGAAATCTGGGCTAATGATATCGGGATCCC
Coding sequences within it:
- the fumA gene encoding class I fumarate hydratase FumA yields the protein MSNKPFHYQDPFPLKEDDTEYYLVSNNHVSVTQFEGHDILKVEPEALTLLAQHAFHDASFLLRPAHQKQVAAILDDPEASENDKYVALQFLRNSEISAKGILPTCQDTGTAIIQGKKGQRVWTGGNDAEALSRGVYNTFIEDNLRYSQNAALDMYKEVNTGTNLPAQIDLYSTEGEDYKFLFVTKGGGSANKTYLYQETKALLSPGKLKDYLVEKMRTLGTAACPPYHIAFVIGGTSAESTLKTVKLASTKYYDGLPTEGNEHGQAFRDVQLEQELLAAAQDLGLGAQFGGKYFAHDVRVVRLPRHGASCPVGMGVSCSADRNIKGKINRKGIWLEKLEQNPGKYIPEHLRNSTEGKVVKIDLNRPMADILKELSQYPVSTRLSLTGTIIVGRDIAHAKLKERLDNGEGLPQYIKDHPIYYAGPAKTPEGYASGSLGPTTAGRMDSYVDLLQSHGGSMIMLAKGNRSQQVTDACHKHGGFYLGSIGGPAAVLAQNSIKSLECVEYPELGMEAIWKIEVEDFPAFILVDDKGNDFFQQIQAEKCNRCG
- the dmsA gene encoding dimethylsulfoxide reductase subunit A translates to MKETNESRLFTAEVSRRKLVQTTLIGGLAVATGAFSLPFSRTARAVQSAINPANDGKVIWSACTVNCGSRCPLRMHVVDDEIKYVETDNTGDDNFEGLHQVRACLRGRSMRRRVYNPDRLKYPMKRVGARGEGKFKRISWDEAFDTLAASMKGIIKEYGNEAIYLNYGTGTLGGTMTRSWPPGSTLLARLMNCCGGYLNHYGDYSTAQIAAGLNYTYGGWADGNSPSDIENSKLVVLFGNNPGETRMSGGGVTYYLEQAREKSNAKMIVIDPRYTDTAAGREDEWIPLRPGTDAALASALAYVMISENLVDQPFLDKYCVGYDEKTLPESAPKNSHYKAYILGQGADETAKTPQWAEAITGIPAAKIIKLGREIGSVKPAYIAQGWGPQRHANGETASRAIAMLAILTGNVGINGGNSGAREGSYSLPFVRMPTLENPVKTSISMFLWTDAIERGPEMTATRDGVRGKDKLDVPIKFIWNYASNCLINQHAEINRTHDILQDDKKCEMIVVIDNHMTSSAQYADIILPDCTASEQMDFCLDASSGNMAYVIFADQAIKPRFECKNIYEMTSELAKRMGVEQQFTEGRTQEGWLRHLYQQSQQAIPELPSFEEFREQGIFKKRDPAGHHVAYKAFRADPLANPLTTPSGKIEIYSAELAQIAATWELQPDDIIDPLPVYAAGFESFDDPLNQKYPLQLTGFHYKARTHSTYGNVDVLKASCRQEMWINPLDARERDIKNGDLVRIFNGRGEVQIDAKVTPRMMPGVVALGEGAWYSPDKNRIDRAGSINVLTTQRPSPLAKGNPSHTNLVQVTKA
- a CDS encoding DMSO/selenate family reductase complex B subunit, which translates into the protein MMTQYGFYIDSSRCTGCKTCELACKDFKNLSTDVSFRRIYEYAGGDWQQDNGAWHQNVFAYYLSIACNHCSDPACTKVCPSGAMHKRDDGFVVVNEDICIGCRYCHMACPYGAPQYDEAKGHMTKCDGCYERVAAGKKPICVDSCPLRALDMAPIDELREKYGELAEVAPLPAAHFTLPNIVVKPNANSRPVRDTTGHLANPKEV
- a CDS encoding dimethyl sulfoxide reductase anchor subunit family protein, producing MGMGWHEWPLMVFTVLGQCVVGGFIVLGLTLLFGGLSRGQQQRVHRSMFVLWVLMALAFIASTLHLGSPMRAFNSLNRIGESALSNEIAAGSLFFAVAGFYWLLAVLDKMPAVLGKIWLVVAMMLGVVFVYAMCRVYSIDTVPTWDNLYTPLSFVLTVFIGGPILGYLLLQLADIHGRAMLQLPMISVLALIISIASVIMQAASLPLIYSSVQQASELIPHYGTLMVWRLVLLVLGLGCWICPLIRGRAPMTLGMIFAMLLIIIAELIGRGVFYGLHMTVGMT
- the dmsD gene encoding Tat proofreading chaperone DmsD; its protein translation is MIYQQVELTGRVLGILFYCEPDSPECSDIVAQLSNGSWAAQWPYGSEEQLLPIAALLAQSAGEETREEAWQRLFIGPYALPAPPWGSVYLDKEIVLFGDSTLKLRNWMAQKHVEVTLEQGEPEDQFGLMLMMAAWLAEHQPADLPELLADHLLPWGYRYLALQQSAAGHPFYQGLAELATLTLTHWQHELQVTPAVVEIYH
- a CDS encoding MFS transporter; the encoded protein is MKKILNAFFPLYSATVLMLLGSGLLTTYISLRLTAIHVSGALIGAIIAANYIGLVIGGKVGHFLIARVGHIRAYVACAGIITAAVLSHGLTEYIPAWVVLRLIIGLCMMCQFMVLESWLNDQAESNQRGTVFGFYMAATYAGMALGQVVLMLQPELGLSTLMIIALFFALCLVPVALTTRSNAQQMSPAPMELKFFISSIPKILASTLVIGMIVGSFYGLAPVYASLQSLSTQETGLFMALSIFAGLVAQLPLSWLSDRYNRTLLLRINALLLALTALPLALVPHISFHFLLVLGFIVSMLQFTLYPLVVALANDLIAPERRVSLAACLLMSFGVGASIGPLAVGALIAPLGGNILYAFFSLCGLSLIAFSRTIKQDQDEFVNDAPVPHMAIPDSLVSSPLSPALNPSFDEQLIHDIMPPPDQSEAEKEPTENPPEGNSQQ
- the pncC gene encoding nicotinamide-nucleotide amidase — protein: MSEKQLRQLSIAIGHKLKARGAWVTCAESCTGGWVAKALTDIAGSSAYFDRGFVTYSNVAKHDLLGVKESTLAQYGAVSEAVVQEMAQGALHAASADFSVSISGIAGPDGGTAEKPVGTVWFAFATRDGQVSATKQIFPGDRDEVRLQAAVFALQTLLDDFLQN